DNA from Agathobaculum sp. NTUH-O15-33:
ATCACCAGCGTTTGCAGCGGAAATACCAGCGAGACCGCGGCCAGCGCGCTCTGCGAATACTGGGCCACAAAGATACTGTCTACGATGTTGTACAGCGCGTTGATCAGCATCGAGATCATCGCGGGCAGCGCCATCGAAAAAATCAGCGGACCCATACGGGCGGTGCCCATCTTATTGGTTTGTTCCAAACAAAAACCCTCCTGTCAAAATGCGGCTGCGGCGGAATTCTCCGCCGCAGCCGTCAAGCTTTTCTCATACGTATAGTGTAAGGCATAATCCTACGCTTTTCAAGGGGTTTTTTACATTTTCCCTGAAAGTTCGTCAAAAGAACGCTCGACGAACCAGTCGCTCGCCGCGCGGAGCAGGCGCTCCCCTTCGGCGTAGGCCGGTTCGGCCATGCCGCACACGCGAAAGCCCGCTTTCTTCGCGGTCTGCCCCGCATAGGGCGCATCCTCGAATACGACGCAGCAAGCGGGGCGCAGCCCCAGCCGGTCCGCCGCCGCAAGATAAATATCCGGCTCGCGTTTGGATACGCCCACATCCTCGATCGTGAGCATGAACTCAAAATATTGCAAAAGGCCCCGGTCGCGCAGCGCCTTTTCCGCGTGGTGGCGCGCGGTCAGCGTCGCGATCGCCAGCTTTACGCCGCGCGCCCGCAGCCCTTCAAGAAAGGGGCGCACGCCGTCCTTGGGCCGCGCAAGCTGCTCGTACCGCGCGGTGATCAGCTGATCCAGCCCGGCAATCAGCGTTTCCGCGGTCAGCGGCAGAAAGGGATAGGTATCGATAAAGTACTGCGCGCCTTGCAGCTGGGTCGTGCCCTCGATCGCTTCGTAATCCGCCTTGGTCACGTCAACGCCGTACTGTCCCAAAAAACGCTGGCTGAGCTGATCCCAAACCGGCATAGAATCCAAAAGGGTGCCGTCCATATCAAAAATCGCACCCTGTATTTCGGTCATTCTTCACTTCCCCCTTCTTTTGATAATTAGTAGTTAGTAATTAGTAATTTGGTGACGAACGGTCAGTAGCTGACACTGAAGCCGACTTGTCCTTATTCTAATTACAGCGAGCATACGCGAGCTTCCTCAACTACTAATTCCTAACTACTAATTCCTAATTATTTGTCACTTCGTTTTCCGGTCGATAAACTGCGGCCGCATTTTGGAGTAGATGATCTTCTGTTCGCTGTACAGGCCGTAATAGCCGGACAGCATGTAGGCGATCGCGATCACGTACGCATACATCGGCAGGCCCGAGCCGCCGAACAGCTCATAGGCCAAAAACATCGAGGTCAGCGGCGAGTTGGTCACCCCGCAGAACACCGCCACCATGCCAAGCGCCGCGCTGAACGAGGGGGTAAGGCCCAGCAGCCCGCCCGCCACGCAGCCGAACGTCGCGCCCATGAAGAACACGGGCACAATCTCGCCGCCCTTGTAGCCCACGCCGATGGTCACGGCGGTAAACAGCAGCTTCCAGAAAAACGCGAGCGGCGAAGCCTGCCCTAAGAGCGCCCGCTCGATCACCTGCATGCCCGCGCCGTTGTAATCGTGCGTCTGCAAAAGAAGCGTCAGCGCGATCACGATCACGCCGCCCAGCGCGATACACAGGTACCGGTTCGGGCACGCCCGCTTTAACAGTCCGCCGATGCGGTGGAACAGAATGCAGACCAGCGCCGCGAACACCGCGCACAAAACGCCCAGCACGGTAAGCCGCACCAGCACGGCAACGCCCACTGCGTCGCCCGAAGGCACGCCCATGATGGCGTATTCCTTCGCGAACACGCCAAGGCGGGCGGCCACCAATCTGGCGATCATGGCGGAAAGCACACACGGAAACAGCGCGGCGTAGTACATCACGCCCACGCTGATGACCTCCATTGCGAAAACGACGGCCGCGAGCGGCGTGCCGAACAGCGCGGTAAAGCCCGCCGCCATGCCGCACATGGTGATTGTGCGGGCGTCCCGGTCGTCCAGCCGCATCCAGTGGCCGATGTTGCCCGAAATAGAGCCGCCCAGCTGCAGCGCCGCGCCCTCGCGCCCCGCCGAACCGCCGCACAGGTGCGTGAGCACCGTGCCCACGACGATCAGCGGCGCCATACGCAGCCGCACCGGGTGGTTTTCCCGCACCGAGGTCAAAATAAAATTGGTGCCGCGCTCGAGCGGCAGATCGGCCTTTTCATACAAAAAAGCGATTATGATGCCGACGACCGGCAGCAGATACAGCAGCGCCCAATGGTGATCCCTCGTTTCGCCCGCCCAGTCGAGCGCATGGTGGAACCCCGCGCCCGCCGCGCCGACGGTCACGCCGATGATCGCCCCGAACACACACCATCGCAAAAAAATAAGCCCGTTTTTCGCCTGCCGTTTGAAATACTCCCTCGGCGTCTCCATGATTATCCCCCATTTCGGCCAAAATTGCCCCGCGGCCAAGGCTGCGGGGCAAAAAAATGTTTTATTTAGAAGTGGAAGCAGTTTCCTTCGGCACCACGTCGTGCGCGCCGCCCTCGACGATCGAGGTGGCGGAAACGAGCGTGATCTTGGCCTTCTTCTGAAAATCCGCAATGTTCAGCGCGCCGCAGTTGCACATGGTGGAACGCACCTTATTGAGCGTCAGCGTCACGTTGTCCTTCAAAGAACCTGCGTACGGCACGTAGGAATCGACGCCCTCCTCGAAGGAAAGCTTTTTATCGCCGCCCATATCGTAGCGCTGCCAGTTGCGCGCACGGGAAGAGCCCTCGCCCCAGTACTCCTTCATATAGCTGCCGTTTACATTGACCTTGTTGGTCGGCGATTCGTCGAATCGGGAGAAATAGCGGCCCAGCATCAGGAAATCCGCGCCCATGGCGAGCGCCATGGTGCAGTGGTAATCGTGCACGATACCGCCGTCCGAGCAAACGGGAATATAAATGCCGGTCTCAAGGAAGTACTCGTCACGCGCGGCGGCTACCTCGATCAATGCGGTGGCCTGTCCGCGGCCAATGCCCTTTTGCTCGCGCGTGATGCAGATCGAACCGCCGCCGATACCGACCTTGATGAAATCCGCCCCGGCTTCGGCCAAAAAGCGGAAGCCCTCGCGGTCCACCACGTTGCCCGCGCCGATCTTGACGCTTTCGCCGTAGTTCTCGCGGACCCAAGCGATCGTGCGGCTCTGCCATTCGGAAAAGCCCTCGGAGGAGTCGATGCAGAGCACATCGGCCCCGGCTTCGACCAGCGCCGGCACGCGCTCGGTAAAATCGCGGGTGTTGACGCCCGCGCCGACCACGTAACGCTTTTGCGCGTCGAGCAGCTCAAGGGAGTTGGCCTTGTGGCTGTCGTAATCCTTGCGGAAAACCATATAGACAAGGCGCTGGTTTTCATCGACCAGCGGCAGCGCGTTAAGCTTGTGATCCCAAATGATGTCGTTGGCCGTTTTCAGGCTGGTGTCCGCCGGGGCGGTGATCAGCTTTTCAAACGGAGTCATGAACTCGGTGACCGGCACGTTTTTCTCCATGCGGGAAACGCGGTAATCGCGGCTGGTGATGATGCCGAGCAGCTTGCCGGTGGCCGTGCCGTCCTCGGTCACGGCGACGGTGGAGTGGCCGGTGCGCTCCTTGAGCGCCAAAACGTCCGCCAAGGTCTGGTTCGGCATGACGTTGGAATCGGATACGATAAAGCCCGCCTTGTAGCTCTTGACGCGGGCGACCATGGCGGCCTCGCTCTCGATGGACTGCGAGCCGTAAATGAAGGAAATGCCGCCTTCCTGCGCCAAGGCGATGGCCATACGGTCGTCCGAGACCGCCTGCATGATGGCTGAGACCAGCGGGATGTTGGCGTACAGGGCGGATTCTCCGCCCTTTTTAAACTTGACGATCGGCGTGCGCAGGCTCACGTTCGCGGGGATACATTCCGCGGAGGAATAGCCGGGCACGAGCAGATATTCGCTGAAGGTGCGCGATGGTTCCTTGAAGTAAAAAGCCATGGATACTGCTCCTTTTCTCTTTCCTGTCTTAAAGTTATTATTGGTATTTATTATATCCTTTTCCCCGCGCAAAGTAAAGCATGCTTGTGACGGTTTTTGCGGCCTTTTGTCACTTACCGCTTATGCAATCGGCATAAAGCTATACTTCACACTGCGCGCCCGTATGCAGGAAATACAAAAGCTTTTGATACGCGGGCTTGCCGAATATCTCATTTACCGCGAGCGCGTAGGCCTCCATCTGAGGGCGGTAGCGCGCGGCGCGGGCGGCAACGCCGTCCGCCGCGACCCGGTCGGTCTTAAAATCGAGAAGGACAAAGCCCGCGTCCGTTTCGATCAAACAGTCGATGACGCCTTGCAGCAGCACGCGCTCGTCCGGGGCCGCCTTGGCTTCCGGCCAATACAGTGCCGCCGGCACAAGAATGGAAAATTTGAATTCCCGCCGCACCCGGCCCTTCCGCATGGTCTCGCGGAAAAGGGGGCTTTCAAAAAAGCGGGCTATTTTTGCGGCGTCCACCGCATCCGCCTGCGCGGACGACAGGATGGCGCGCTCGCGCAGGCGCTGCCGCTCCCGCTCGATCCCGCCCGGCGTTTGCGCGGTTTCAAAATCGCAAAACTGTAAAAACAGGTGGTGGGCCGTGCCGATCTCCGCCGGGGAAAGCTTTACCTGCCCCGCCTCAAACAGCGGCACGCGCAGCTGTTTTTCGCGCCGGGGCGCGGGCGTTTGCTCGGCCGCCTCCGCCGCCCGGTACCCCCGGCCGATGCCGGTCGCGGTCAGCTTGCTGGGCAGGTCGCTCAAAAACGCCTGCGGATAGGGCTTTGCAGGCGGCACTTGAAGCGTTTCCCCCACACCGTCCGCAAAGCGTAAAACCTCCGCTTCGGCGGGCGGCGCGATCTCGCCCGCCGGGATTACGCGCACGGTGAAAACATCCGGCGCGCCCGGCGCTTCGGGCACGGTTAGTCCGTACTGCTCGCGCAATTCGCGTGTGCACGGGTGGCGCAGCAGCGGCGCCATCAGCCAAGCGAGCGGCGCGCGCACCGCGCCCATCGCGTATTGCGGCAAGCGGGGCAGCGCGGCGAGCAGCGCCCACTTTTGCAGGTTTGCCGAGAGCGTGCCGCTCGCGCAGGTGACGATCAGCTTTTCCTTGGCCCGCGTCATGGCGACGTACAAAACGCGCAGCTCCTCGGATACCATCTCGCGCCGCTGCGCGGCGGCGACCGCCGCGCGCTCGGCCGTGTCGTACTGCACGCCGCGCGCCGTATCGCGGCACTTGCAGC
Protein-coding regions in this window:
- a CDS encoding chloride channel protein, coding for METPREYFKRQAKNGLIFLRWCVFGAIIGVTVGAAGAGFHHALDWAGETRDHHWALLYLLPVVGIIIAFLYEKADLPLERGTNFILTSVRENHPVRLRMAPLIVVGTVLTHLCGGSAGREGAALQLGGSISGNIGHWMRLDDRDARTITMCGMAAGFTALFGTPLAAVVFAMEVISVGVMYYAALFPCVLSAMIARLVAARLGVFAKEYAIMGVPSGDAVGVAVLVRLTVLGVLCAVFAALVCILFHRIGGLLKRACPNRYLCIALGGVIVIALTLLLQTHDYNGAGMQVIERALLGQASPLAFFWKLLFTAVTIGVGYKGGEIVPVFFMGATFGCVAGGLLGLTPSFSAALGMVAVFCGVTNSPLTSMFLAYELFGGSGLPMYAYVIAIAYMLSGYYGLYSEQKIIYSKMRPQFIDRKTK
- a CDS encoding HAD family hydrolase, whose amino-acid sequence is MTEIQGAIFDMDGTLLDSMPVWDQLSQRFLGQYGVDVTKADYEAIEGTTQLQGAQYFIDTYPFLPLTAETLIAGLDQLITARYEQLARPKDGVRPFLEGLRARGVKLAIATLTARHHAEKALRDRGLLQYFEFMLTIEDVGVSKREPDIYLAAADRLGLRPACCVVFEDAPYAGQTAKKAGFRVCGMAEPAYAEGERLLRAASDWFVERSFDELSGKM
- a CDS encoding IMP dehydrogenase yields the protein MAFYFKEPSRTFSEYLLVPGYSSAECIPANVSLRTPIVKFKKGGESALYANIPLVSAIMQAVSDDRMAIALAQEGGISFIYGSQSIESEAAMVARVKSYKAGFIVSDSNVMPNQTLADVLALKERTGHSTVAVTEDGTATGKLLGIITSRDYRVSRMEKNVPVTEFMTPFEKLITAPADTSLKTANDIIWDHKLNALPLVDENQRLVYMVFRKDYDSHKANSLELLDAQKRYVVGAGVNTRDFTERVPALVEAGADVLCIDSSEGFSEWQSRTIAWVRENYGESVKIGAGNVVDREGFRFLAEAGADFIKVGIGGGSICITREQKGIGRGQATALIEVAAARDEYFLETGIYIPVCSDGGIVHDYHCTMALAMGADFLMLGRYFSRFDESPTNKVNVNGSYMKEYWGEGSSRARNWQRYDMGGDKKLSFEEGVDSYVPYAGSLKDNVTLTLNKVRSTMCNCGALNIADFQKKAKITLVSATSIVEGGAHDVVPKETASTSK